The Brachyhypopomus gauderio isolate BG-103 chromosome 12, BGAUD_0.2, whole genome shotgun sequence genome window below encodes:
- the LOC143528153 gene encoding apoptosis regulator BAX, with product MADSHENDKAEDSELIGATGGEDVTDDRIIEEGAVVLRGYVVGRFNAENPDMQVSSVDLGGQADEATDPHMKEVVNQLLRIADDLNRNVELQRLVNTVEANCAQDVFMTVARSIFSDGINWGRVVALFHLAYRLIFKALTQQHFEIIKMIISWVLQFIREHISAWIRQQGGWEGVISSVSRWRTVTVIAAVAFVAAVWYWRRTR from the exons ATGGCAGACTCTCATGAAAACGATAAGGCTGAAGACAGTGAATTAATAGGTGCCACGGGTGGTGAAG ATGTTACAGATGATAGGATTATAGAAGAAGGCGCAGTAGTACTGAGAGG GTATGTTGTCGGGCGGTTTAATGCAGAGAATCCAGACATGCAGGTGAGCTCAGTAGACCTCGGCGGTCAAGCTGATGAAGCCACCGACCCTCATATGAAAGAGGTTGTCAATCAGCTCCTTCGGATCGCTGACGATCTGAATCGCAACGTTGAGCTCCAACG CCTCGTCAACACGGTGGAAGCAAACTGTGCTCAGGATGTGTTCATGACCGTGGCCAGGAGCATCTTCAGCGATGGCATTAACTGGGGACGTGTGGTGGCTCTTTTTCACCTAGCATATCGACTCATTTTCAAG GCACTGACTCAACAACACTTTGAAATCATCAAGATGATCATTAGCTGGGTATTACAGTTTATCAGAGAGCACATTTCCGCCTGGATCAGACAGCAGGGAGGATGg GAGGGCGTGATCAGCAGCGTGTCCAGGTGGCGTACCGTGACAGTCATCGCCGCCGTGGCCTTTGTTGCCGCCGTCTGGTACTGGAGAAGGACGCGCTGA